In Candidatus Aminicenantes bacterium, one DNA window encodes the following:
- a CDS encoding 4Fe-4S dicluster domain-containing protein, translated as MLDLLKLRKRHGRPVIKDLRRAEVKAPFRGFPLLREGACPDGCDQCLRACPTGALSIRPLRLDLGACLFCGDCETACPAGMVRSTPAHRLGASKRETLRIGPGETAASFAAKAIGSRREIRRLFGRSLKLRQVSAAGCNGCEMELGACGNVNFDMGRFGVDFVASPRHADGLVLTGPISRNMSPALKDAYRSLGTPRVVVAAGACAIHGGLFAESVDLDRSFLAETPIDLFVPGCPPHPLTFIRAVLDFLGR; from the coding sequence ATGCTCGACCTGTTGAAATTGAGGAAACGGCACGGGCGTCCCGTGATCAAGGACCTCCGGCGGGCGGAGGTGAAAGCCCCCTTCCGCGGCTTTCCACTCCTGCGGGAAGGGGCCTGTCCCGATGGCTGTGATCAATGCCTGCGAGCTTGCCCGACGGGCGCCCTGTCGATTCGTCCGCTGCGGCTCGACCTCGGTGCCTGCCTGTTTTGCGGCGATTGCGAAACGGCTTGCCCGGCCGGGATGGTGCGTTCCACTCCCGCCCACCGTCTGGGAGCCTCGAAGCGCGAGACTCTGCGGATCGGGCCCGGGGAGACGGCCGCCTCCTTTGCCGCTAAGGCCATCGGATCCCGACGGGAGATCCGCCGGCTCTTCGGCCGCTCTCTCAAGCTTCGCCAGGTCTCGGCCGCCGGATGCAACGGCTGTGAGATGGAGCTGGGCGCCTGCGGTAACGTCAACTTCGATATGGGCCGGTTCGGTGTGGACTTCGTCGCCTCGCCCCGACACGCGGACGGCCTGGTGTTGACGGGACCGATCTCGCGCAACATGTCTCCGGCCCTGAAGGACGCCTATCGAAGCTTGGGAACGCCTCGGGTCGTGGTCGCCGCGGGAGCGTGCGCCATCCACGGCGGTTTGTTCGCCGAGAGCGTCGATCTCGACCGCTCGTTTCTGGCCGAGACACCCATCGATCTCTTCGTTCCCGGCTGTCCTCCGCATCCCCTGACTTTCATCCGGGCCGTGCTCGATTTCCTGGGACGTTGA
- a CDS encoding diacylglycerol kinase family protein — MSDARGPITILLNPSAGSGLARRTQTRLEAELRRLGVDYSLIVTQSEDHLREMTRKLAGAGPEGRVLVGAGGDSTFLIMVNELLGRKSMAAGPAPILGLVGLGSSNDIPAAFGLNSLETACRVLRDGRVRPIDAGAVVEGGEVRGYFLGQANVGLGAAVNRYVYDLAERRPGLARRQTLAGVAGIRQAYRSKDIPIQLTIAWDGGAIDGPFTIAVFANTRIWATGRIIAPEADPDDGRLDACLIGPCPMRRLARLYALTKTGAHISEPEVRIVKAREFTLRSDARLDVQTDGEIIEGWPGGPSRIIVVKALPAALRILTP, encoded by the coding sequence ATGAGCGACGCGCGCGGCCCCATCACCATTCTCCTCAATCCCTCGGCCGGCTCCGGCCTGGCCAGGCGGACGCAAACCCGCCTCGAGGCGGAACTGCGGCGATTGGGGGTGGATTATTCCCTCATCGTCACCCAGAGTGAAGACCACCTGCGCGAGATGACCCGCAAGCTGGCCGGCGCCGGGCCGGAAGGCCGAGTGCTGGTCGGGGCGGGCGGCGACTCGACCTTCCTGATCATGGTCAACGAGCTCCTCGGCCGGAAATCGATGGCGGCCGGGCCGGCCCCAATCCTAGGCCTCGTCGGGCTCGGCTCGTCCAACGACATTCCAGCCGCCTTCGGCTTGAATTCGCTCGAGACGGCCTGTCGCGTCCTGCGCGACGGGCGCGTCCGCCCGATCGACGCCGGGGCGGTCGTCGAAGGCGGAGAGGTTCGCGGGTATTTCCTGGGCCAAGCCAACGTCGGCCTCGGCGCCGCGGTCAACCGCTATGTCTACGACCTGGCCGAGCGGCGTCCCGGCCTGGCCCGCCGCCAGACCTTGGCCGGCGTGGCGGGCATCCGCCAGGCCTACCGAAGCAAAGACATCCCGATCCAGCTGACGATCGCCTGGGACGGAGGGGCCATCGACGGCCCGTTCACCATCGCCGTCTTCGCCAACACCCGGATTTGGGCCACCGGGCGGATCATCGCGCCAGAAGCCGATCCCGACGACGGCCGCCTGGACGCCTGTCTCATCGGCCCCTGCCCGATGCGCCGGTTGGCCCGCCTCTACGCCTTGACCAAAACCGGGGCTCATATCAGCGAGCCCGAAGTCCGGATCGTCAAGGCCCGCGAGTTCACCCTGCGATCGGACGCCCGGCTGGACGTCCAGACCGACGGAGAGATCATCGAAGGCTGGCCGGGTGGACCATCGCGGATCATCGTCGTCAAGGCCTTGCCCGCGGCCTTGCGGATTCTGACGCCATGA
- a CDS encoding hydrogenase, whose translation MATSAAFKNLQPVPVTEIPRLSPAEFRRAMVEDAEAGRRIVLFFGDREPAGVTLTAVLADDDRSRLFAASTCVGSEARYPAITPDVPAFHLFEREVYEEFGLEPVGHPWLKPVRRGIAGINPAEAPTAFFRMEGDEVHEVGVGPIHAGVIEPGHFRFSCQGEDVHHLEIQLGFQHRGVENLFLRRRDHPAFLLRLAESIAGDSVIGHAGAFAGATEALGRILPARRALMIRVIAQELERIGIHLGDLAALAGDVAYLTGQSVYGALRTKIINTTLALCGSRFGRGLIAVGGVRFDVTPEGRAAVRSVLEEVEEGARLASAVLFGSGSVLARFEKAGIVYPETARQIGLVGPAARASGLARDVRSDHPYGGYAYFPVHKMTLTSGDVFARAYIRSVEIAQSIRLVREQIDLLPEGDLLHPPGPPAAGHLVVSLAEGWRGEIAHAAVTDDEGRLKRYKIKDPSFHNWFGLAMAVRKNGISDFPICNKSFNLSYCGFDL comes from the coding sequence ATGGCGACAAGCGCGGCGTTCAAGAATCTTCAGCCCGTACCCGTGACGGAGATCCCCCGGCTGTCGCCGGCCGAGTTCCGGCGCGCGATGGTCGAAGATGCGGAGGCGGGCCGCCGGATCGTCCTCTTCTTCGGCGATCGCGAGCCGGCCGGCGTCACCCTGACCGCCGTTCTGGCGGATGACGATCGATCGCGGCTGTTCGCGGCCTCGACCTGCGTGGGAAGCGAAGCCCGGTATCCGGCGATCACGCCCGACGTCCCGGCGTTTCATTTGTTCGAGCGTGAGGTCTACGAAGAGTTCGGCCTGGAGCCGGTCGGCCATCCCTGGCTGAAGCCGGTCCGCCGCGGCATCGCCGGAATCAATCCCGCCGAAGCGCCCACCGCTTTCTTCCGAATGGAGGGCGACGAGGTGCACGAAGTCGGCGTCGGCCCGATTCACGCCGGGGTCATCGAGCCCGGCCATTTTCGCTTCTCCTGCCAGGGCGAGGATGTCCACCACCTCGAAATTCAGCTCGGCTTCCAGCATCGAGGCGTGGAGAATCTCTTCCTGCGGCGGCGCGACCATCCGGCTTTTCTCCTGCGGTTGGCCGAGTCGATCGCGGGCGACAGCGTCATCGGCCATGCCGGCGCCTTCGCCGGGGCCACGGAAGCCCTCGGCCGCATCCTCCCCGCCCGGCGGGCCCTGATGATTCGCGTCATCGCCCAGGAATTGGAGCGCATCGGCATCCATCTCGGGGACTTGGCGGCCCTGGCCGGCGACGTCGCCTATCTGACCGGGCAGTCCGTATACGGGGCCCTGCGGACCAAGATCATCAACACGACCCTGGCCCTCTGCGGCAGCCGTTTCGGCCGCGGCCTGATCGCGGTCGGCGGAGTCCGATTCGACGTGACCCCGGAAGGGCGGGCCGCGGTCCGGTCCGTCCTCGAGGAGGTCGAAGAAGGCGCGCGGCTGGCGTCCGCCGTCCTCTTCGGGTCCGGGTCGGTTCTGGCCCGCTTCGAGAAGGCCGGGATCGTGTATCCGGAAACGGCCCGGCAAATCGGTCTGGTGGGGCCGGCGGCCCGGGCCAGCGGGTTGGCTCGGGACGTTCGTTCGGACCATCCCTACGGCGGATATGCGTACTTTCCCGTCCATAAGATGACCCTGACCTCGGGCGATGTCTTCGCCCGGGCATATATCCGCTCGGTCGAGATCGCCCAGTCCATCCGTCTCGTCCGTGAGCAGATCGATCTCCTGCCCGAAGGGGATCTCCTCCATCCTCCGGGCCCTCCGGCGGCCGGGCATCTCGTCGTCTCCCTGGCCGAGGGCTGGCGGGGCGAGATCGCCCATGCGGCGGTCACGGATGACGAAGGCCGCCTGAAGCGCTATAAGATCAAGGACCCGTCGTTCCACAACTGGTTCGGGCTGGCTATGGCCGTCCGGAAGAACGGGATCTCGGACTTCCCCATCTGCAATAAAAGCTTCAACTTGTCCTATTGCGGATTCGACCTATGA
- a CDS encoding 6-bladed beta-propeller, with product MKSPFKIGLVIVVGLGLSMADAADAKGTPGGQAGKPVVVANPKEPVPPSGQRTKVVFREELTIGVEEGDENYMFGSSIQVTADERGGIYVLDWSRKRIQKFDPAGKFLFSIGRAGQGPGEFGNLWEMRFDGRGRIYITDIANKRITFFDKETGRFAEAIKLEASTGAVILLSNGTYFTSTNTREDRPDGPKWAIPYGIFDRDFKLKTEFRRDGVDFTGLPEYADRARFVAGMLSRSAFKPNVITAVTDDERLIVGYPDRYEFTVYDRTGEPRLLIKKDAAPRLVTDGHKDYYFQTAVLSFLASSGGNNRPKDEDVRKAMVYPKLLPAYNQIIPMDDGLLFVVTDTLPRASTVDLFDAKGAWLGSFVTDVPASTLIFRNGKAYGVEEIDDYHYVKRYAYTLQKY from the coding sequence ATGAAATCGCCTTTTAAAATCGGCTTGGTGATCGTCGTCGGCTTGGGCCTTTCTATGGCCGACGCCGCGGATGCGAAGGGAACGCCCGGCGGGCAGGCGGGGAAACCGGTTGTCGTTGCCAATCCAAAGGAGCCCGTCCCCCCGTCCGGGCAGCGGACGAAGGTCGTCTTCCGGGAAGAACTGACGATTGGGGTCGAGGAGGGCGATGAGAACTATATGTTCGGATCCAGCATCCAGGTGACGGCGGACGAGAGGGGGGGCATTTACGTCCTGGACTGGAGCCGAAAGAGAATCCAGAAATTCGATCCCGCCGGGAAGTTCCTCTTTTCCATCGGCCGCGCGGGCCAAGGCCCCGGGGAGTTCGGCAATCTCTGGGAGATGCGCTTCGACGGCCGGGGCCGGATCTATATCACCGATATCGCCAACAAGAGAATCACGTTCTTCGACAAGGAAACCGGCCGCTTCGCGGAGGCCATCAAGCTGGAGGCCTCTACGGGGGCCGTCATCCTCCTTTCCAACGGGACCTATTTCACCTCGACGAACACACGCGAGGACCGGCCGGACGGGCCCAAATGGGCGATCCCCTACGGGATCTTCGACCGGGACTTCAAGCTGAAAACCGAGTTCCGCCGGGACGGGGTCGACTTCACGGGCCTGCCGGAATACGCCGACCGGGCGCGCTTTGTCGCCGGGATGCTGAGCCGAAGCGCTTTCAAGCCGAACGTGATCACCGCCGTGACCGACGATGAGCGGCTTATCGTCGGATACCCGGACCGATACGAATTCACCGTCTATGATCGGACCGGGGAGCCGCGTCTGCTGATCAAAAAAGACGCCGCACCGCGGTTGGTGACGGATGGGCACAAGGATTACTACTTCCAAACGGCCGTTCTCTCGTTTCTGGCGTCCAGCGGAGGGAACAACCGGCCGAAGGACGAGGATGTCCGGAAGGCCATGGTCTATCCCAAGCTTCTCCCGGCTTATAACCAGATCATCCCGATGGACGACGGGCTGTTGTTCGTCGTGACGGACACGCTGCCCCGGGCTTCGACGGTCGATCTCTTCGACGCCAAAGGGGCTTGGCTCGGCAGCTTCGTGACCGACGTGCCGGCGTCCACGCTCATATTCAGGAACGGGAAGGCTTACGGCGTCGAGGAGATTGACGACTATCACTACGTGAAGAGATACGCTTATACCCTTCAGAAATATTGA
- a CDS encoding proton-conducting transporter membrane subunit, with the protein MAPLLIALPLGLGALAWIARDRRISRAALLGTAAVFLAAVAAWWAGAGRGDSGGGLAAYLSVDAIGLVFLTIMALVFAAAAVASLAYFKEQGLSPRREAAYTAQLLFFAAAMAGVMLARHLALFWVLLEATTLTSALLIYFEKKKSSLEAAWKYVFICSVGIALAFVGIIILTVGSRGINSLFFTELARRAGEINPFWLKMAFAFILVGFGTKIGVAPIHAWLPDAHSEAPAPVSALLSGALLNSSFLGLVRFQAIMIRAGLGGFSDFLLILTGFLSLVVAAAFLLQTVNYKRMLAYSSIENMGILFLGLAFGPAGFFAALLHSAAHSLAKASLFLTSGEILRLYGSKRIDDVRGLLRREPRIGWVWIVSFLAVAGFPPFPAFLSKILLIGAFFAAGSGWLTGPFLALIVVIVFGMGGAVFRMAFGEPPAPAAAERSGLLSYGPQVLLLILLLAIGLSIPAKVLALMREAVGLLN; encoded by the coding sequence ATGGCCCCGCTACTGATCGCCCTTCCGCTCGGCCTCGGCGCGCTGGCCTGGATCGCCCGCGACCGCCGGATCAGCCGGGCGGCTCTGCTGGGGACAGCGGCGGTCTTCCTGGCGGCGGTCGCCGCCTGGTGGGCCGGCGCCGGCCGCGGCGATAGCGGGGGAGGCCTGGCCGCCTACCTGTCGGTGGACGCAATCGGACTGGTCTTCCTGACGATCATGGCCCTAGTCTTCGCGGCGGCCGCCGTGGCCAGCCTGGCCTATTTCAAGGAACAGGGCTTGTCCCCCCGGCGCGAGGCCGCCTACACGGCCCAGCTCCTGTTTTTTGCGGCGGCCATGGCGGGCGTCATGCTGGCCCGCCATCTGGCGCTCTTCTGGGTTCTCCTCGAGGCGACGACACTGACCAGCGCCCTGCTGATCTACTTCGAAAAGAAGAAGTCCTCGTTGGAGGCCGCCTGGAAATATGTCTTCATCTGCTCCGTGGGGATCGCCCTGGCGTTCGTCGGGATCATCATCCTCACGGTGGGGAGCCGGGGCATCAACTCCCTGTTCTTCACCGAGCTGGCCCGCCGGGCGGGCGAGATCAATCCCTTCTGGCTGAAGATGGCCTTCGCCTTCATCCTGGTCGGCTTCGGGACCAAGATCGGCGTGGCCCCGATTCACGCCTGGCTGCCGGACGCCCACTCCGAGGCGCCCGCGCCGGTCTCGGCCCTGCTTTCGGGCGCCTTGTTGAACTCTTCGTTCCTGGGGCTTGTCCGGTTCCAGGCGATCATGATCCGGGCCGGATTGGGGGGCTTCTCCGATTTCCTTCTCATTCTGACCGGCTTTCTCTCCCTCGTGGTGGCGGCCGCGTTCCTGCTCCAGACCGTCAATTACAAACGGATGCTGGCCTATTCCTCGATCGAAAACATGGGCATCCTCTTCCTGGGCTTGGCCTTCGGTCCGGCTGGGTTTTTCGCCGCGCTCCTCCACAGCGCGGCCCATTCCCTGGCCAAGGCTTCGCTGTTCCTGACCTCGGGGGAGATCCTGCGCCTGTATGGCAGCAAGCGGATCGACGATGTCCGGGGCTTGTTGCGGAGGGAGCCCCGGATCGGCTGGGTCTGGATCGTCTCGTTCCTGGCCGTCGCCGGCTTCCCCCCGTTTCCCGCGTTTTTGAGCAAGATTCTTTTGATCGGCGCCTTCTTCGCCGCCGGTTCCGGCTGGCTGACCGGCCCGTTCCTGGCCCTGATCGTGGTGATCGTCTTCGGCATGGGCGGCGCCGTCTTCCGCATGGCCTTCGGCGAACCGCCGGCGCCGGCCGCGGCGGAGCGATCCGGCCTTCTGTCCTACGGGCCGCAAGTCCTTCTGCTCATCCTGCTTTTAGCGATCGGCCTGTCCATCCCGGCGAAAGTTTTGGCGCTCATGAGGGAGGCGGTCGGTCTTTTGAACTGA
- a CDS encoding YkgJ family cysteine cluster protein, which translates to MIFDDGSGLRFGLDRESPFFFKCQRCRVCCNNKRIVPDAAEVERMAARLATTPDDFRTRHLDPADGTIRLRPDGDCVFLNEEGCGIHPARPLVCRLFPLGLLRNEAGRERFGLMPLHPDCVGYLSDEGTIAGYLESEGAILIPAAVDP; encoded by the coding sequence ATGATCTTCGACGACGGAAGCGGCCTGCGCTTTGGCCTCGATCGGGAAAGCCCCTTTTTCTTCAAATGCCAGCGTTGCCGGGTCTGCTGCAATAACAAGAGGATCGTTCCCGATGCGGCCGAAGTCGAACGGATGGCGGCCCGGCTGGCGACGACGCCGGACGATTTCAGGACCCGCCATCTCGATCCGGCGGACGGGACGATCCGCTTGCGGCCGGACGGCGATTGCGTTTTCCTGAACGAGGAAGGCTGCGGTATCCACCCGGCCCGCCCCCTCGTCTGCCGGCTCTTCCCGCTGGGCCTCCTCCGGAACGAGGCCGGCCGGGAGCGCTTCGGCCTCATGCCGCTCCATCCCGACTGCGTCGGCTATCTGAGTGACGAGGGCACGATCGCGGGATATCTCGAATCGGAGGGGGCGATCCTGATTCCGGCCGCGGTGGACCCATGA